A stretch of Microtus pennsylvanicus isolate mMicPen1 chromosome 5, mMicPen1.hap1, whole genome shotgun sequence DNA encodes these proteins:
- the LOC142851307 gene encoding olfactory receptor 2D3-like translates to MAHQNRASDLIQRVHLHGQRKPYFILLGLFSDHQTQILLFMVFLIIYVLTVFGNLLIILLIHVDSRLQTPMYFFLKNLSLNDLCFSTTIVPKMLVQFLVVEKTISFAGCSMQMFFFLIMGCTESSLLAVMSYDRYIAVCKPLHYSAIMTHRVCVLLVVGSWASGIFVSVVDTTFTLCLSYQGPNLINHYFCEPPALLKLASEETYTAEMVIFAMGVVILLGPVSLILFSYWNIILTVVRIQSGEGRLKVFSTCNFHFIVVIFFYGSIIFTYMHLTSKKMSEGDKVISVFCSIVKPMLNPFIYNPKNKDTKVALSI, encoded by the exons ATGGCGCATCAGAATCGAGCTAGCGATCTGAttcaga GAGTACACCTCCATGGCCAAAGAAAACCATATTTCATCTTGCTGGGTCTTTTTTCAGATCATCAGACTCAGATCTTGCTGTTCATGGTATTTCTCATCATCTACGTGCTCACTGTGTTTGGGAATCTGCTCATCATACTCCTCATTCATGTTGACTCTCGACTTCAAACACCAATGTACTTCTTTCTCAAAAACCTGTCATTGAATGATCTCTGTTTCTCTACAACTATTGTTCCCAAGATGCTAGTCCAGTTTTTAGTCGTAGAAAAGACCATTTCTTTTGCTGGGTGCTCAATGCAgatgttttttttcctcataatGGGGTGCACAGAAAGCTCTCTTCTAGCAGTCATGTCTTACGACCGCTACATAGCTGTCTGCAAGCCCCTGCACTACTCTGCCATCATGACACATAGGGTTTGTGTCCTGCTAGTTGTGGGGTCCTGGGCTAGTGGGATATTTGTGTCTGTAGTAGATACCACATTTACTTTATGCCTGTCATACCAGGGACCAAATCTAATCAATCATTACTTTTGTGAGCCTCCTGCACTCTTGAAGCTGGCTTCAGAAGAGACCTACACAGCTGAGATGGTCATTTTTGCAATGGGTGTAGTAATTCTCCTAGGTCCTGTTTCTCTCATCCTTTTCTCCTACTGGAATATTATCTTAACTGTGGTTCGAATACAATCAGGTGAGGGGAGGCTCAAGGTCTTCTCCACCTGCAATTTCCATTTCATTGTTGTTATCTTCTTTTATGGCTCAATTATATTTACTTACATGCATCTCACCTCAAAGAAAATGAGTGAAGGAGATAAGGTAATCTCAGTGTTCTGCTCAATTGTAAAACCTATGTTGAATCCATTCATTTATAACCCAAAGAACAAGGATACGAAGGTGGCATTAAGTATTTAA
- the LOC142850874 gene encoding olfactory receptor 6B9, with amino-acid sequence MWKGNITNIREFILVGFPTAHWLQILLFFIFLLTYLFVLLENLIIIFTVWVTGSLHKPMYYFLGNMSFLEAWYISVTVPKMLAGFLFYPNTISFLGCMTQLYFFISLACTECVLLAAMAYDRYVAICWPLRYPVMMTTGFCVQLTIGSWVSGFSISMAKVYFISRVAFCGNNILNHFFCDVSPILKLACMDLSMAEKVDFALAIVILVFPLSATVLSYAFIVSTILNIPSATGQRKAFSTCASHLTVVVIFYTAVIFMYVRPRAIASFNSNKLISAVYAVFTPLLNPIIYCLRNKEVKDAIRKAIGSGRALSLGDSIS; translated from the coding sequence ATGTGGAAGGGAAACATCACCAACATCAGAGAGTTCATCCTCGTGGGCTTCCCTACAGCTCACTGGCTGCAAATCCTGCtcttttttatcttccttctaACTTACTTGTTTGTACTTTTGGAGAATCTGATCATCATCTTTACTGTGTGGGTCACTGGGTCCTTGCACAAACCCATGTACTATTTTCTAGGTAACATGTCCTTTCTGGAGGCCTGGTATATTTCTGTCACTGTACCTAAGATGCTGGCTGGATTCCTATTTTACCCCAATACCATTTCCTTCTTGGGATGCATGACACAGCTCTATTTCTTCATATCTCTTGCCTGTACTGAATGCGTACTTTTAGCTGCCATGGCCTATGATCGGTATGTAGCCATATGTTGGCCTCTTCGTTATCCAGTCATGATGACCACAGGGTTTTGTGTTCAGCTGACCATCGGTTCCTGGGTGAGTGGTTTCAGTATCTCCATGGCAAAGGTATACTTCATCTCCCGAGTTGCCTTCTGTGGCAATAATATCTTGAACCATTTTTTCTGTGATGTGTCACCTATCCTTAAACTGGCCTGTATGGACTTATCTATGGCTGAGAAGGTAGATTTTGCCCTAGCCATTGTCATCCTTGTGTTTCCTCTCTCAGCCACAGTCCTTTCTTATGCCTTCATTGTCTCTACCATCCTGAATATCCCCTCAGCCACTGGGCAGCGGAAGGCCTTTTCCACCTGTGCTTCTCATCTTACAGTGGTGGTCATTTTCTACACAGCTGTGATCTTCATGTACGTCCGACCTCGGGCCATTGCTTCATTTAATTCTAACAAGTTGATCTCAGCTGTCTATGCTGTCTTCACTCCCCTGCTCAACCCAATCATCTATTGCCTGAGGAACAAGGAAGTCAAAGATGCCATCAGAAAAGCCATAGGAAGTGGCAGAGCCCTGTCCTTGGGAGATTCTATTTCCTGA